In Ruminiclostridium papyrosolvens DSM 2782, the following proteins share a genomic window:
- the deoC gene encoding deoxyribose-phosphate aldolase: MTKLAGLIDHTALKPETCKEQIKKLCKEAIEYKFASVCVNPCYVTLCSEILKETDIKVCTVIGFPLGATSTVSKVAETVEAVENGAGEIDMVINIGAVKSGDFHYVEKDIEAVVEAADGKAIVKVILETCLLNDEEKVTCCKLCKAAGADFVKTSTGFSTGGATVHDVRLMRETVGPDMGVKAAGGIRDYMTAKAMVDAGATRIGASASIAIVNEEQV; this comes from the coding sequence ATGACTAAGTTGGCTGGCTTAATTGACCACACAGCATTAAAACCCGAGACTTGTAAGGAGCAGATTAAAAAACTATGCAAAGAGGCTATAGAGTACAAATTTGCTTCTGTTTGTGTTAATCCTTGTTATGTGACACTGTGCAGTGAAATTTTAAAGGAAACCGATATAAAGGTTTGTACGGTCATAGGTTTCCCTCTGGGAGCCACATCAACAGTCTCCAAGGTTGCAGAAACTGTTGAGGCTGTAGAAAACGGTGCCGGAGAAATTGATATGGTAATAAATATAGGAGCTGTTAAGTCAGGGGATTTTCATTATGTAGAAAAAGATATTGAAGCAGTAGTAGAGGCGGCGGATGGAAAAGCAATTGTGAAGGTAATACTTGAAACATGCCTTCTTAATGATGAGGAAAAAGTTACTTGCTGTAAACTGTGTAAGGCAGCCGGAGCTGATTTTGTTAAGACTTCTACAGGATTCAGTACAGGAGGGGCTACAGTCCATGATGTAAGACTTATGAGAGAAACAGTGGGCCCTGATATGGGTGTAAAAGCAGCAGGGGGTATAAGGGATTATATGACCGCAAAGGCAATGGTTGATGCAGGAGCAACCAGAATAGGGGCCAGTGCATCTATTGCAATTGTCAATGAGGAACAAGTGTAA
- a CDS encoding YegS/Rv2252/BmrU family lipid kinase, protein MKNALFVYNPVSGGHRIPSELDFILASFQEKGILAQPYRLTDNNSDYLINALQSGTYDFVAASGGDGTINFVANLLLNNDIKMPLGVIPSGTCNDFAKCLGINSLKESVDVILQGNTIMCDVGYINNSQYFLSTFAGGNFVDVSFNTNSELKKNFGPFAYYLKGISELTNIKSFDLKIAADDHIIEGKFLLFLIVNGKQAAGFPNLLNQADYTDGFMDIILVKKCSNINLASIFFKVLSKESVNDKNVIILKARKCELSSKMPLALTVDGERSELFPANIEFKQMVLEVFVPFGENK, encoded by the coding sequence GTGAAAAACGCATTATTTGTATATAACCCTGTTTCCGGGGGACATAGGATTCCTAGTGAACTGGATTTTATTTTGGCCTCATTTCAGGAAAAGGGTATTCTTGCTCAGCCGTATAGATTGACGGATAATAACAGCGATTATCTCATTAATGCATTACAGTCAGGGACATATGACTTTGTTGCTGCGTCCGGTGGGGATGGAACAATTAATTTTGTAGCTAATTTATTATTGAACAATGATATTAAAATGCCTTTAGGAGTGATACCTTCAGGAACATGTAACGACTTTGCAAAATGTCTTGGAATAAACTCTCTTAAAGAAAGCGTAGATGTAATTCTTCAGGGTAATACAATTATGTGTGATGTTGGCTATATAAACAATTCACAGTATTTTCTGAGTACATTTGCAGGGGGAAATTTTGTAGACGTTTCTTTTAATACAAACAGCGAGCTTAAAAAGAATTTTGGCCCTTTTGCTTATTACCTGAAGGGTATTTCCGAATTGACTAATATTAAGAGCTTTGATTTGAAAATTGCTGCGGATGATCATATTATTGAAGGTAAATTTCTTTTATTTTTGATTGTTAACGGAAAACAAGCGGCGGGTTTCCCAAATCTTTTAAATCAGGCGGATTATACGGATGGATTTATGGATATCATCCTTGTTAAAAAATGTTCAAATATAAACCTTGCAAGTATATTTTTTAAGGTATTGAGCAAGGAATCTGTCAATGACAAGAATGTAATCATTCTAAAGGCCAGAAAGTGCGAATTAAGCAGTAAAATGCCACTGGCACTTACAGTTGACGGTGAAAGATCAGAGCTGTTTCCCGCCAATATTGAATTCAAACAGATGGTTCTTGAAGTTTTTGTACCTTTTGGAGAAAATAAATAA
- the sfsA gene encoding DNA/RNA nuclease SfsA yields MKYKNTKKGIFIERPNRFIAHVDIDGVTEICHVKNTGRCKELLLPGSVVYVEKSDNPNRKTGFDLISVIKGKRHINMDSQVPNKVVRDWLEKGNLFKDVTLIKPEVKYKNSRFDFYVETKKDKIFIEVKGVTLEENNIVLFPDAPTERGVKHINELIECLREGYKAYVIFVIQMKDVEYFTPNSVTHKEFAEVLKAAHNKGVEILALDCVVDEGFIEIDKKVEVRF; encoded by the coding sequence TTGAAATATAAAAATACTAAAAAGGGAATTTTTATTGAAAGACCAAATAGATTCATTGCTCATGTGGACATTGATGGTGTCACCGAAATCTGCCATGTAAAGAATACCGGAAGATGTAAAGAGCTTTTATTACCCGGCTCAGTTGTGTATGTTGAGAAATCTGATAATCCTAACCGTAAGACAGGGTTTGACCTTATTAGTGTTATTAAAGGAAAAAGGCATATTAATATGGATAGTCAGGTTCCCAATAAAGTAGTTCGGGACTGGCTGGAAAAGGGTAATTTATTTAAGGATGTTACACTGATAAAACCTGAGGTAAAATATAAAAATTCGAGGTTTGATTTTTATGTTGAAACTAAGAAGGATAAGATTTTTATTGAGGTAAAGGGAGTGACTCTTGAAGAAAATAATATAGTGCTTTTTCCCGATGCTCCAACAGAAAGAGGCGTAAAGCATATAAATGAGCTTATTGAGTGTTTAAGGGAAGGTTATAAGGCGTATGTGATTTTTGTAATACAGATGAAGGATGTGGAATATTTTACACCCAACAGCGTTACACATAAAGAATTTGCAGAAGTTTTAAAAGCTGCTCATAATAAAGGTGTAGAGATATTGGCTCTTGATTGTGTAGTGGATGAAGGTTTTATAGAAATTGATAAAAAAGTGGAGGTAAGATTCTAA
- a CDS encoding desulfoferrodoxin has product MKTEVVYYRCKQCGNIVSVIKNGGGKLVCCGEQMERLEPNTTDAALEKHVPVAERKDGKIVVQIGSVDHPMIDAHYIEWVEVAGEEGTERIILSPGDEPKAVFADKSNAEVYAYCNLHGLWMSHVK; this is encoded by the coding sequence ATGAAGACGGAAGTTGTTTACTATCGTTGCAAGCAGTGTGGTAATATTGTCAGTGTTATTAAAAATGGTGGAGGAAAGCTAGTCTGTTGCGGAGAACAGATGGAAAGGCTTGAGCCCAATACTACCGACGCTGCGTTGGAAAAACATGTTCCTGTAGCTGAAAGAAAAGACGGTAAGATTGTAGTACAAATTGGCTCCGTAGACCACCCCATGATTGATGCTCATTACATTGAGTGGGTTGAAGTTGCAGGCGAGGAAGGTACAGAAAGAATCATTCTTTCCCCGGGTGATGAGCCAAAGGCAGTTTTTGCCGACAAGAGCAACGCCGAAGTATATGCATACTGTAATCTGCATGGATTATGGATGTCTCATGTAAAATAA